The sequence gggggggagagcctGGCTCAGTGTGTCAAGTCCAGACCTGGGCGGCTTCCAAGACCCACAGCGGCAGCAACAGGAACGGCAATTCTCGCAGCTACCATTTGTCGAGCACCTGCTCCGTGCTAGGCTGGGTCTGGGTTAGTTTGCAAGGCCACCCATTTGACAAGGGGTCTGGAGAAGACACACAGCTAGCAAGTAGGGACCCTGCAGGAAACCCTGTGGCGAGACGGCGGCAGCTGGGCGGGTGAGGGCACCCTCCTGGTGGCTCTAATGGGAACTGCAACCGGCCGCTGTGGCCTGCTTCCTGCCCTGGAATGTTCGTTGCCTCCCTGCATCCTGAGTCTATgccagcccagggtggggctgcaGATGCCAGGCGCCCGGGGAGCAGGTGGCACAAGCCAGGCTGGATGCCCCCCGGGGTTCTGATGGGACTGAGACACACACAAGTCCGCACAACCCGGGTATCACGTGGGCATCACCCCCAGagtcccaggccctgcccagccaggctcccagctcttcctgtgtcctgctttctcctccccgATCCTGGCCCAGGCATCACTATGTCTACCTCATCTTGCTTCAGTCTCCAGGCCTCCCACTCCTTGGCCTTCCTCCTCCAATGAGATCCTGATAAAGCACAAATGCGACCCTGGTCTCTCTGTCGTGGGACCCTGCGGAGGCTCCCTGTGACCCTGATGAGGTCGAATCTCTCATGGAGTAAAGACTTCGGGCTCTGGCCCTGGCCACCcggattcaaatcctgactttacCTGCTGGTTGCCTGCTAAGGGGTCTTAAGAGAGTCACTTCACCGCTTTGTGCctgagtttcctcacctgtaaaagggGGGTGACGACACTGCCCACCTTCATTTATCACGAAGATAAAACAAGTTAACGCTCGGAAAGTGCCAGGGCAGTGCCTGCGTGTGTAAGAGCTGGAGGACGTCACCTGTACCTGTGCCGGTCCCATCCCGGGCTGGGCCAGGAGCCTCTTTCTCACTTGTGTGCCTCACGTGCTTTCCTCTTCAGAGCCTGATGTTAATGAtggcagatatttattgagtgttgcATGTGCCAGGCGCTGACCTAAGCACGGCCAGTGTGTTAACTCACATCCCGACAGCAATCCTGTAGAGAGACtgaaggcccagagaagtcaagCAACTTCCCTGAGGTCACAAGGCAGTCAGCGGCAGAGCGTGCCTGAGCCCTCACTGTGTCTGTCGCCCCATAGGTGAGCTTTTGGGTCTCTTCCCTGCTGGTGCCCTGACCCGTGGCCTCTGTTTCAGGTATGGCTCCTACATGGTCTGGAAAGAGCTGGGGGGCTTCTCGGAGGAGGCTGTGGTTCCCCTGGGGCTCTATGCCGGGCAGCTGGCCTTGAACTGGGCGTGGCCTCCCCTCTTCTTTGGCACCCGACAAATGGGTTGGGTAAGTGTGGCCTTGGCCAGTCCTCTTGGTCCCTGGAGATGGCCTGTGGAGGAGTGGCCTTTCCGTGGGGGACATGGGGCATCACATCCTAGATGGAGTGAGGGTCTCGCGACGGGAGCGGCTTATGGTCAGGATCTCTCAGAAGCTCAGGGGGCCGGCAGCCCTCCAGGGTTGCTCCTCCTTCAGTGAAGGGAGCACTGCGGACTCCTGATGGAACCAGATGGGCTGGCGGGCTTGGTTGGGGGGCCATTGTATGCTGAACACAGCGCACCTGGTGATGTGCCTCCCTCACCCAGCAGGGATTGGGCGGGGGTGAtcgttcccatttcacagatgggaaacgGAGGCACACAACGAGGGAGGGGCTTGGCTGGGTCGCTTAGGGGTGGAATGGAGGAGTGTTTCCTCGATCGCCGCCTATAAGCGGCCAGCTGGGACGCACGTCTCGTGGCTACGTGAGCCTCAGGCCTCCCTGACCTCTCTGCCCGTGTCTCTGCAGGCCCTGGTGGACCTCCTGCTGACGGGTGGGCTGGCAGGAGCCACGGCCGTGGCCTGGCGTGGGGTGAGCCCACCGGCCGCCCGCCTGCTCTACCCGTACCTGGCCTGGCTGGCCTTTGCGGCCGCGCTCAACTATTGCGTGTGGCGGGACAACCACGGCCGGCGCGGCGGCCGGAGGCTCGTCGAGTGAAAGCGTGCCTCGTCCGAGGACTGTGGCTGCCCGCCGGTCAGGTGGTGCCCGTGGTGGTGGCCCTTCTACTTCCGTGGCCACCGGGCCTGTAGGTGTGCCCGGGTCTCAGCCCCGGGGGCTCACCACCCGCTTCGGAAGTGCCCTAGGCCAAGCTCCTGCCCCAGAAACAGCGTCCTGTGCTTTCTGCACCTGCTCCAAGCAAGCTCTCAGAACGTGGAAGGTCATAAGGCAAATAAAGTTTTTAACCTCCTGGCAGTGGCCCTCTTACTTGGGCAGGGGCTGCTGGCtgcgggtgggggcgggagggactCATCCTCCTGCGGGATCTGTCCAGGCTGCACCATCCAGACGGGGCTGGACCAGGTCAGTGCTCACCCACGCTCCTCGCGCCTCCCCCCAGACTCTCTGAGAGGCGGGGTGTCTTGCTTGGCCCAGAGCAGCCTGGGTTCAACCCGGAGCCCACACCGGCTATGCCGCGGCTTGGCTGGCGTCCGCCAGGCTGGGACCTCAGTCCTA is a genomic window of Acinonyx jubatus isolate Ajub_Pintada_27869175 chromosome B4, VMU_Ajub_asm_v1.0, whole genome shotgun sequence containing:
- the TSPO gene encoding translocator protein, encoding MAPPWVPAVGFTLVPSLGGFLGSYYVRGEGLRWYAGLQKPSWHPPRWTLGPIWGTLYSAMGYGSYMVWKELGGFSEEAVVPLGLYAGQLALNWAWPPLFFGTRQMGWALVDLLLTGGLAGATAVAWRGVSPPAARLLYPYLAWLAFAAALNYCVWRDNHGRRGGRRLVE